One part of the Lapillicoccus jejuensis genome encodes these proteins:
- a CDS encoding TrpB-like pyridoxal phosphate-dependent enzyme — protein MATPTTHKILLDESEMPTRWYNIIPDLPAPPPPPLHPGTLQPVGPEDLAPLFPMDLIEQEVTTERYVDIPEEVQDVYRLWRPSPLFRAHALEKALGTPARIYYKYEGVSPAGSHKPNTAVPQAYYNAKAGVRKLTTETGAGQWGTALAFACAQFGLECEVWQVGASYDQKPYRRIMIETFGGTVHRSPSELTAAGRAIRADRPDHPGSLGIAISEAVEVAAQHDDIRYALGSVLNHVLLHQTVIGEEALLQLAKVGEQADVIVGCTGGGSNFGGLVFPFLREKLAGKMSPEIRAVEPASCPSLTKGTYAYDFGDTAGMTPLMKMHTLGHDFVPDPIHAGGLRYHGMSPLLSHVYELGLMTATAIPQTECFTAAVQFARTEGIVPAPEPTHALAACIREALACKESGEEKVILTALCGHGHLDLAAYDAFLSGRMVDEDADDARFADALSRLPQVPAGA, from the coding sequence ATGGCGACGCCGACAACGCACAAGATCCTGCTCGACGAGTCGGAGATGCCGACCCGCTGGTACAACATCATCCCCGACCTGCCGGCGCCGCCGCCCCCGCCGCTGCACCCCGGCACGCTGCAGCCGGTCGGCCCGGAGGACCTCGCGCCGCTGTTCCCGATGGACCTCATCGAGCAGGAGGTGACGACCGAGCGGTACGTCGACATCCCGGAGGAGGTCCAGGACGTCTACCGGCTGTGGCGGCCGTCGCCGCTCTTCCGCGCGCACGCGCTGGAGAAGGCGCTCGGCACCCCGGCCCGGATCTACTACAAGTACGAGGGGGTCTCCCCCGCCGGCTCCCACAAGCCGAACACGGCTGTGCCGCAGGCGTACTACAACGCCAAGGCCGGCGTGCGGAAGCTGACGACCGAGACCGGCGCCGGCCAGTGGGGCACGGCGCTCGCGTTCGCCTGCGCGCAGTTCGGCCTCGAGTGCGAGGTGTGGCAGGTCGGCGCGAGCTACGACCAGAAGCCCTACCGCCGCATCATGATCGAGACCTTCGGCGGCACGGTGCACCGCTCGCCGTCGGAGCTGACGGCGGCCGGGCGGGCCATCCGCGCCGACCGCCCGGACCACCCGGGCTCGCTCGGGATCGCCATCTCCGAGGCCGTCGAGGTCGCGGCGCAGCACGACGACATCCGCTACGCGCTCGGCAGCGTCCTCAACCACGTCCTGCTCCACCAGACCGTCATCGGCGAGGAGGCGCTGCTGCAGCTGGCCAAGGTCGGCGAGCAGGCCGACGTCATCGTCGGCTGCACCGGCGGTGGGTCGAACTTCGGGGGGCTGGTCTTCCCGTTCCTGCGGGAGAAGCTCGCCGGGAAGATGTCTCCCGAGATCCGGGCCGTCGAGCCGGCGTCGTGCCCGTCGCTGACCAAGGGCACCTACGCCTACGACTTCGGCGACACCGCCGGCATGACGCCGCTCATGAAGATGCACACCCTGGGACACGACTTCGTGCCGGACCCGATCCACGCGGGCGGGCTGCGCTACCACGGGATGTCGCCGCTGCTGAGCCACGTCTACGAGCTCGGGCTGATGACCGCGACGGCGATCCCGCAGACCGAGTGCTTCACCGCGGCGGTCCAGTTCGCGCGGACCGAGGGCATCGTGCCGGCGCCCGAGCCGACTCACGCGCTGGCCGCCTGCATCCGGGAGGCGCTGGCCTGCAAGGAGTCCGGCGAGGAGAAGGTCATCCTCACGGCGCTCTGCGGGCACGGCCACCTCGACCTCGCGGCGTACGACGCGTTCCTGTCCGGCCGGATGGTCGACGAGGACGCCGACGACGCGCGGTTCGCGGACGCGCTCTCCCGGCTCCCGCAGGTGCCGGCCGGCGCCTGA